Proteins co-encoded in one Flavobacterium sp. M31R6 genomic window:
- a CDS encoding GNAT family N-acetyltransferase gives MNISIVVTQEEHYKYAQEICDTIESSALLRGTGIAKRTPEYIQKKMEKGDAVIALNNGIFAGFCYIESWQHGQFVAHSGLIVHPDYRNLGLAKKIKSFVFDYSLQKYPEAKVFGITTGLAVMKINSDLGYKPVPFSELTNDPSFWKGCQTCTNFEILKSKDYKMCLCTGMLFDPKEKPKDPPKHPFNVRVLNRLTAIKKALFLTKLF, from the coding sequence ATGAATATTTCTATTGTAGTAACTCAGGAAGAACATTATAAGTACGCGCAGGAAATATGCGATACGATAGAATCATCTGCCCTGTTGAGAGGTACTGGAATTGCCAAAAGAACACCGGAATACATCCAAAAAAAGATGGAGAAGGGAGATGCTGTGATTGCACTTAACAACGGAATTTTTGCTGGTTTTTGCTATATCGAAAGTTGGCAACACGGTCAGTTTGTGGCACACTCCGGTTTAATCGTACATCCGGATTATAGAAACTTGGGACTGGCCAAAAAAATAAAATCGTTTGTATTTGACTATTCATTACAAAAATATCCAGAAGCCAAAGTATTTGGAATCACAACCGGTTTAGCAGTAATGAAAATCAACTCTGATTTGGGATACAAACCGGTTCCTTTTTCGGAACTGACAAACGATCCCAGTTTTTGGAAAGGGTGCCAAACCTGTACCAACTTCGAAATCTTAAAAAGTAAAGATTATAAAATGTGTTTGTGTACCGGAATGCTTTTTGATCCGAAAGAGAAACCGAAAGACCCGCCAAAACATCCTTTTAATGTGAGGGTCCTTAATAGATTAACAGCCATTAAAAAAGCGCTTTTCTTGACAAAATTATTTTAG
- a CDS encoding porin, with protein MKKYFIYWILILLPIFSVAQKQIQEGNAVIAPLIPTSKLSLLKDVDVIFNTRMAFDNYFVDNEHVNSLFSVNQFRFEVKGKIHDKVSFRFRNRYTKIADPSTVDNISRSVDMAYVAIDIAAQTKLTVGKMIGDWGGYELLTNPIEILSYNTINDKADNFMVGAALSYALNDHKNKFNLQLLNSRTKTFQEQFGTTVPPGIIATKTPLGAVGNWKGSFFDGKLETTYSYSYFIDAENTNRNFISLGNKYKSNKLVLYYDFQYSKEDLDQKGVVSNIIKSKSSYAAQDVSYVENWIRAEYQIGPKVNLLLTLMNDNSYWNGNPNPNKDSHLLSSYGVIPTVEYSPFVDFNMKFYVGYVAKKYNYSAYAENNFNAVDGTTGQLSFGIIAPLLVL; from the coding sequence ATGAAAAAGTACTTTATTTATTGGATACTTATACTATTGCCTATTTTTTCTGTTGCTCAAAAACAAATTCAAGAAGGAAATGCGGTAATAGCACCTTTAATTCCAACTTCAAAGTTGTCCTTATTGAAAGATGTGGATGTTATCTTTAATACCCGAATGGCTTTCGATAATTATTTTGTTGATAATGAACACGTAAATTCTCTGTTTTCGGTGAATCAATTCCGATTTGAAGTGAAAGGAAAAATTCATGACAAAGTTTCTTTTCGATTCCGAAATAGATACACCAAAATAGCCGATCCAAGTACTGTCGACAACATCAGTCGTTCGGTGGATATGGCTTATGTCGCTATTGATATTGCTGCGCAAACTAAACTGACGGTAGGAAAAATGATTGGGGATTGGGGAGGTTACGAACTCTTGACGAATCCAATCGAAATTTTATCCTATAACACTATTAATGATAAAGCGGACAATTTTATGGTGGGAGCAGCTCTTTCGTATGCATTAAACGATCACAAAAATAAATTCAATCTGCAGTTGTTGAATTCCAGAACAAAGACGTTTCAAGAGCAATTTGGAACTACGGTGCCTCCTGGAATTATCGCTACCAAAACACCTTTGGGAGCAGTTGGTAATTGGAAAGGCAGTTTTTTTGACGGTAAATTGGAAACTACCTATAGCTACAGTTATTTTATCGACGCCGAAAATACCAACCGAAATTTTATTTCTCTTGGAAATAAATACAAAAGCAATAAATTGGTACTGTATTATGATTTTCAATATAGCAAAGAGGATTTAGATCAAAAGGGAGTGGTCTCAAATATCATCAAAAGCAAGAGTTCTTATGCGGCTCAAGATGTTTCTTATGTCGAAAACTGGATTAGGGCAGAATATCAGATTGGTCCAAAAGTTAATTTGTTGCTTACGCTCATGAATGATAATTCTTATTGGAATGGCAATCCAAATCCCAATAAAGACAGTCATTTGTTGAGTTCTTATGGTGTTATCCCAACGGTTGAATATTCTCCTTTTGTTGATTTTAATATGAAGTTTTACGTAGGTTATGTTGCTAAAAAATACAATTATTCTGCTTATGCCGAGAATAATTTTAACGCAGTAGATGGGACAACTGGACAACTTAGTTTTGGTATAATTGCACCGTTGTTGGTATTATAA
- a CDS encoding argininosuccinate synthase: MGSKKVVLAYSGGLDTSYCLKYLKNEKGYEVHTVLINTGGFDDAELKAIEERAYELGSAKHANLTILDKYYDKAIKYLIYGNVLKNNTYPLSVSAERVFQAIEAIKYAKSVGAEAIAHGSTGAGNDQIRFDLIFQTIAPEIEIITPIRDLKLSRQEEVAYLQANGVEYSWEKAQYSINKGLWGTSVGGKETLTSDKPLPSDAYPSQLTKEGEEKVTLEFKKGELVAVNGVADKPSNNIVVLEKLASAYAIGRDIHVGDTIIGIKGRVGFEAAAPLIIIKAHHLLEKHTLGKWQQYWKEQLGNWYGMLFHEGQFLDPVMRNIETFLEDTQKTVNGTVTVSLKPYHFSLDGIESKNDLMNTGFGQYGEMNNAWTSDDAKGFIKILGNAQNIFSSVNNETYE; this comes from the coding sequence ATGGGAAGTAAAAAAGTAGTATTAGCATACAGTGGAGGATTAGACACATCATATTGTCTTAAATATTTGAAAAATGAAAAAGGGTATGAAGTTCATACAGTACTAATCAACACTGGTGGTTTTGATGATGCCGAACTAAAAGCAATCGAAGAAAGAGCTTATGAACTGGGAAGTGCCAAACACGCTAATCTTACCATTCTAGATAAATATTACGACAAAGCAATCAAATATTTGATTTATGGTAATGTGTTAAAAAACAACACTTACCCTTTATCTGTAAGTGCTGAGCGTGTTTTTCAAGCGATTGAAGCTATAAAATATGCCAAATCTGTTGGTGCTGAAGCAATTGCTCACGGAAGTACAGGTGCAGGAAATGACCAAATCCGTTTTGATTTAATTTTTCAAACCATCGCTCCAGAAATCGAAATCATCACTCCTATCAGAGACTTGAAACTTTCTAGACAAGAAGAAGTGGCTTATTTACAAGCTAATGGAGTTGAATATTCATGGGAAAAAGCGCAATATTCTATCAACAAAGGACTTTGGGGAACAAGTGTCGGCGGAAAAGAAACATTGACTTCTGATAAACCATTACCAAGCGATGCGTATCCATCACAATTGACAAAAGAAGGTGAAGAGAAAGTAACATTAGAATTCAAAAAGGGAGAATTGGTTGCCGTAAATGGTGTAGCCGACAAACCTTCGAACAATATTGTAGTTTTAGAAAAATTGGCAAGTGCTTACGCTATTGGTAGAGACATCCACGTGGGTGACACTATTATCGGAATCAAAGGAAGAGTTGGTTTTGAAGCAGCTGCTCCTTTAATCATTATCAAAGCGCACCATTTATTGGAGAAACACACTCTTGGAAAATGGCAGCAATACTGGAAAGAACAGCTAGGAAACTGGTACGGAATGTTATTCCACGAAGGTCAATTCCTAGATCCTGTAATGCGTAACATAGAAACATTTCTAGAAGATACTCAAAAAACGGTAAACGGAACTGTGACTGTTTCTTTGAAACCATACCACTTTTCATTGGACGGAATTGAGTCCAAAAATGATTTGATGAATACTGGTTTTGGCCAATATGGAGAAATGAACAATGCTTGGACATCTGACGATGCGAAAGGATTTATCAAAATTTTAGGGAATGCCCAAAACATATTTTCGTCTGTAAACAACGAAACTTACGAATAG
- the argC gene encoding N-acetyl-gamma-glutamyl-phosphate reductase, with protein sequence MINVGIIGGSGYTAGELIRILMFHPNSKLDFVYSTTNAGKPLSVAHHDLLGDIEMNFTDTVNPNVNVVFLCLGHGKSKTFLTENQFASHTKIIDLGNDFRLHKDEVFDGKKFVYGLPELNKAAIKNAQFIANPGCFATAIQLALLPLAEAKLLNSDVHINATTGSTGAGVGLAETSHFSWRNNNMSHYKAFEHQHLGEISESLHQLQNDYKNELLFIPNRGDFPRGIFATLYTNCTESLEDLVAKYEAFYKNQPFVTVTTTGINMKQVVQTNKCIISLMKKGNRILITSVIDNLVKGASGQAIQNMNLMFGLEETTGLHLKPSGF encoded by the coding sequence ATGATTAATGTTGGAATAATAGGCGGATCAGGTTATACTGCGGGAGAACTCATCAGAATATTGATGTTTCATCCTAATTCAAAATTAGACTTTGTATACAGTACAACTAATGCCGGCAAACCGCTTTCGGTGGCGCATCACGATTTGTTGGGCGACATCGAAATGAATTTTACCGATACCGTAAATCCAAATGTAAATGTGGTTTTCTTGTGTTTGGGACACGGAAAATCGAAAACATTTTTGACCGAAAACCAATTTGCAAGCCATACCAAAATCATTGATTTAGGAAATGATTTCAGATTGCACAAAGACGAAGTTTTCGACGGTAAAAAATTCGTTTACGGTTTACCTGAATTGAACAAAGCGGCGATTAAAAACGCTCAGTTCATTGCTAATCCTGGTTGTTTTGCCACTGCAATTCAATTGGCTTTATTGCCATTGGCGGAAGCCAAATTATTAAACAGCGATGTGCATATCAACGCCACAACGGGAAGTACCGGTGCTGGAGTTGGACTTGCAGAAACGTCGCATTTTAGTTGGAGAAACAACAATATGTCGCATTACAAAGCCTTTGAACACCAACATTTGGGGGAAATTTCAGAAAGTTTACACCAATTGCAGAATGATTACAAAAACGAATTGCTTTTCATTCCAAATAGAGGGGATTTTCCAAGAGGAATTTTTGCAACATTATACACCAATTGTACCGAAAGCCTGGAGGATCTTGTAGCAAAATACGAAGCGTTCTATAAAAACCAACCTTTTGTAACCGTTACCACAACTGGCATCAATATGAAACAAGTGGTTCAGACAAATAAATGTATTATTAGTTTAATGAAAAAAGGAAACCGGATTTTGATTACTTCGGTAATCGATAATTTAGTCAAAGGCGCCTCAGGACAAGCCATCCAAAATATGAATTTGATGTTTGGATTGGAAGAAACCACAGGATTGCATTTGAAACCAAGCGGATTCTAG
- a CDS encoding N-acetylornithine carbamoyltransferase encodes MNYTSIKEIDSLQKWVKEAIKIKKNPLKNKKLGKHKTLVMLFFNSSLRTRLSTQKAALNLGMNVMVMNFGSEGWTLEFEDGTIMNQGASEHIKEAAEVVSQYCDIIAIRAFAGLVDKEKDNAETVMNGFLKYATVPILNMESATGHPLQSLADAITMEENKTKHRPKVVLSWAPHPRALPQAVPNSFVEMMQLQTEMDFVITHPEGYELNPEITKDSKIEYDQDKAFENADFIYAKNWSNYKEYGKITNSDPNWTITADKMKLTNNAKFMHCLPVRRNVIVTDEVIDSENSIVIQQANNRTYSAQLVLQKILESLEKRK; translated from the coding sequence ATGAACTACACCTCAATAAAAGAAATAGATTCACTCCAAAAATGGGTGAAAGAAGCTATAAAAATCAAAAAAAATCCACTTAAGAATAAGAAACTAGGAAAACACAAAACCTTAGTAATGTTGTTTTTTAATTCGAGTTTGAGAACACGTTTGAGTACACAAAAAGCAGCTTTGAACTTGGGCATGAACGTAATGGTAATGAACTTTGGCAGTGAGGGTTGGACACTCGAATTCGAAGATGGAACCATTATGAACCAAGGTGCTTCGGAACACATCAAAGAAGCGGCAGAAGTAGTTTCGCAATACTGCGACATTATTGCCATCAGAGCTTTTGCAGGTTTGGTTGACAAAGAAAAAGACAATGCCGAAACGGTAATGAATGGTTTCTTGAAATACGCCACGGTCCCAATTCTAAATATGGAAAGTGCCACAGGACATCCGTTACAATCCCTTGCTGATGCCATCACAATGGAGGAAAACAAAACCAAACACAGACCAAAAGTGGTTCTTTCGTGGGCACCACACCCCAGAGCATTGCCTCAGGCCGTACCTAATTCATTTGTAGAAATGATGCAATTGCAAACCGAAATGGATTTTGTGATTACACACCCGGAAGGCTATGAATTGAACCCTGAAATTACAAAAGATTCTAAAATCGAATACGATCAGGACAAAGCTTTTGAAAATGCCGATTTTATCTATGCCAAAAACTGGAGCAACTATAAAGAATACGGTAAAATAACTAATTCCGACCCGAATTGGACCATCACTGCCGATAAAATGAAATTGACTAATAATGCCAAATTCATGCACTGTTTGCCCGTAAGACGTAACGTAATTGTAACGGATGAAGTAATTGACAGCGAAAATTCGATTGTAATTCAACAGGCGAATAACAGAACCTATTCCGCTCAATTGGTTTTGCAGAAGATTTTGGAAAGTTTAGAGAAAAGAAAATAG
- the fahA gene encoding fumarylacetoacetase, with translation MPITANDTSRKSWLEVLPDSDFPIQNIPFGVFLTKENIVTVGSRIGDFAIDLGALQQLNYFEGIELTDDMFMQDTLNDFISDGQKTWRLVRNRIAEIFDATNPELRDNTEHRDIVIFRMEDVEMQLPVLIGDYTDFYSSKEHATNVGKMFRDPENALLPNWLHIPVGYHGRSSTIIPSGIPVHRPMGQTLPNGETMPVFGASRLVDFELETAFITTDVNIMGENIPIGETEDYIFGMVLLNDWSARDIQKWEYVPLGPFLAKNFGSSISPWIVTLDALEPFRTKGPKQEPTPFPYLQQKGKHSFDINLEVAIAPENAEPTVVSRTNFKYMYWTMSQQLAHHTSNGCRVNSGDMMGSGTISGPTPDSYGSMLELTWGGKNPIKLNDGTERKFINDGDTVIIKGYSQNGQVRIGFGECSSKLLPPFVRQ, from the coding sequence ATGCCAATAACAGCCAACGACACTAGTAGAAAATCATGGTTAGAAGTACTGCCAGACAGCGACTTCCCTATCCAAAACATTCCATTTGGAGTTTTTCTTACCAAAGAAAACATCGTTACAGTAGGTTCTAGAATTGGTGATTTTGCAATCGATTTGGGTGCTTTACAACAATTAAATTACTTTGAAGGAATCGAATTGACAGACGATATGTTCATGCAAGATACCTTGAACGATTTTATATCGGATGGTCAAAAAACATGGAGATTGGTACGAAATAGAATTGCCGAAATTTTTGACGCAACAAATCCCGAATTAAGAGACAATACCGAACATAGAGACATAGTGATTTTTAGAATGGAGGATGTTGAGATGCAACTTCCTGTATTAATTGGTGATTACACTGATTTTTATTCCAGCAAAGAACACGCTACCAATGTTGGGAAAATGTTTCGTGACCCGGAAAATGCTTTATTACCAAACTGGTTACATATACCAGTAGGATACCACGGAAGAAGTTCGACTATTATTCCATCGGGGATTCCAGTACACAGACCTATGGGGCAAACTTTACCAAATGGTGAAACTATGCCAGTTTTTGGTGCTTCTCGCTTAGTTGATTTCGAATTGGAAACTGCTTTTATCACGACCGATGTCAATATTATGGGAGAGAACATTCCTATTGGTGAAACCGAAGATTATATTTTCGGAATGGTTTTATTAAATGACTGGAGTGCACGCGATATTCAAAAATGGGAATATGTACCGCTTGGACCATTCTTAGCCAAAAACTTTGGTTCATCAATTTCTCCTTGGATAGTTACATTAGATGCTCTAGAACCTTTTAGAACAAAAGGTCCTAAACAAGAGCCAACTCCTTTTCCTTATTTGCAACAAAAAGGAAAACATTCATTCGATATCAATCTTGAAGTAGCTATTGCTCCAGAAAATGCTGAGCCAACAGTTGTTTCCAGAACCAATTTCAAATATATGTATTGGACTATGAGCCAGCAATTGGCACATCATACTTCAAACGGATGCCGTGTTAACTCCGGTGACATGATGGGTTCCGGAACTATTTCCGGTCCTACACCAGACAGTTATGGTTCTATGCTCGAACTGACTTGGGGCGGTAAAAACCCAATTAAATTAAATGATGGTACCGAGCGTAAATTCATAAATGATGGCGATACCGTAATTATTAAAGGATATAGTCAAAACGGACAGGTTCGTATTGGTTTTGGGGAATGCTCCAGTAAGCTACTTCCTCCCTTTGTAAGACAATAA
- the proB gene encoding glutamate 5-kinase, with protein sequence MTKKRILLKLGSNTLTKETNHISRGKIEDIGIQIAALQDEYEFIIVSSGAIAAAKQFVKLENQDEDVFVKQALASIGQPHLMRIYHENFSDLGLLTSQCLLSYSDFEKQQSKVNIVNTINVLVKNNYIPIINENDTVATDEIKFGDNDKLAALAAVLLNVDILIIATNTNGIYTKSSIHDEVPETIELVTDLSLLQKEIGDKKSSHGTGGMQSKIDSAAIAKAANIETWIVNGLEDNFMLKALENKIAFTKIV encoded by the coding sequence ATGACTAAAAAAAGAATATTACTAAAGTTAGGCAGCAACACCTTAACCAAGGAAACCAATCATATTTCGAGAGGGAAGATTGAGGATATAGGAATACAGATAGCTGCTTTACAAGATGAATATGAGTTTATCATTGTTAGCTCAGGAGCAATTGCTGCAGCCAAACAATTCGTAAAACTGGAAAATCAGGATGAGGATGTTTTTGTAAAACAAGCTTTGGCATCGATAGGTCAGCCACATTTGATGCGGATTTACCATGAAAACTTCAGTGATTTGGGACTACTCACCTCGCAATGTTTGTTGTCATATTCTGATTTTGAAAAGCAACAGTCCAAGGTCAATATTGTAAATACCATCAATGTATTGGTCAAAAACAATTATATCCCGATTATCAATGAAAATGACACTGTGGCTACAGATGAGATTAAATTTGGGGATAATGATAAATTGGCGGCATTAGCAGCAGTTTTATTAAACGTTGATATTCTGATAATTGCAACGAACACTAACGGTATTTACACCAAATCGTCAATTCACGATGAAGTACCAGAAACGATAGAACTAGTAACTGATTTATCGCTTTTGCAAAAAGAAATTGGAGATAAAAAATCGTCTCACGGAACAGGTGGGATGCAATCCAAAATTGATTCGGCAGCCATTGCCAAAGCTGCAAATATCGAAACTTGGATTGTAAACGGACTCGAAGATAATTTTATGTTGAAGGCTTTGGAGAACAAAATTGCTTTTACAAAGATTGTGTAG
- a CDS encoding aspartate aminotransferase family protein: MNLFDVYPLYNITPVKALDCTITDENGVEYLDLYSGHGVISIGHTQPDYVAKLKNQLDNLGFYSNAIQNPLQVELAEKLGKLSGCEEYSLFLCSSGAEANENALKLASFHNGKSRVIAFDNSFHGRTSAAVAVTDNKKIVAPINAQQVVTFLPLNDLDLVEAELKKGDVCSVIIEGIQGVGGLDEGTTEFFQGLEKLCNQYEAVLILDEVQSGYGRSGKFFAFQHHNIKPDIITLAKGMGNGFPLGGILIAPKFTASHGLLGTTFGGSHLACAAGIAVLDVIENQKLIDNVNDVYGYFLEAIKQVPEVVKVKGKGLMLGVEFDFEVGPLRKKLIVEKLIFTGSANNKNLLRILPPLTVKKEAIDTFLIALKESLAELKAVDTVSI, from the coding sequence ATGAACTTATTTGACGTTTACCCATTATATAACATCACTCCTGTAAAAGCACTAGACTGCACAATAACAGATGAAAATGGTGTGGAATATTTAGACTTATACAGTGGCCACGGAGTAATCTCCATTGGACACACACAACCGGATTATGTAGCCAAATTGAAAAATCAATTGGATAATCTAGGGTTTTATTCGAATGCCATCCAAAATCCATTGCAAGTGGAATTGGCAGAGAAATTAGGCAAACTTTCAGGATGTGAAGAATACAGCTTATTCTTATGCAGTTCTGGAGCTGAAGCCAATGAAAATGCACTGAAACTCGCTTCTTTCCACAACGGAAAATCAAGAGTGATTGCTTTTGACAACTCTTTCCACGGAAGAACTTCGGCAGCCGTTGCGGTTACTGACAACAAAAAAATTGTAGCTCCAATTAATGCACAACAAGTGGTTACTTTCTTGCCTTTGAACGACCTTGATTTGGTAGAAGCCGAATTAAAAAAAGGTGATGTTTGCTCTGTTATCATTGAAGGAATTCAAGGTGTTGGAGGATTGGATGAAGGAACAACCGAATTTTTCCAAGGATTGGAGAAACTTTGCAATCAATACGAAGCAGTTTTGATTTTGGACGAAGTACAATCAGGTTATGGAAGAAGCGGGAAGTTTTTCGCTTTTCAACACCACAATATCAAACCGGATATTATTACACTTGCCAAAGGAATGGGGAACGGTTTCCCGCTTGGCGGAATTTTAATTGCACCAAAATTTACCGCTAGCCACGGATTGTTGGGAACTACTTTTGGAGGAAGCCACCTTGCCTGTGCGGCTGGAATTGCCGTTTTGGACGTAATTGAAAATCAAAAACTGATAGACAACGTAAATGACGTTTACGGTTATTTCCTTGAAGCCATCAAACAAGTTCCTGAAGTGGTTAAGGTAAAAGGAAAAGGATTGATGTTGGGAGTAGAATTTGATTTTGAAGTGGGACCTTTACGTAAAAAACTAATTGTCGAAAAACTGATTTTCACAGGAAGTGCCAACAATAAAAATTTATTGAGAATCCTTCCTCCTTTGACAGTCAAAAAGGAAGCTATAGATACGTTTCTAATCGCTTTGAAAGAAAGCTTGGCTGAATTGAAAGCGGTTGACACTGTATCAATCTAA
- a CDS encoding carbonic anhydrase — MIKRGLLYLLFISVLSACSHTENTNLSPLQKLEEGNKRFASGKPVHPDETLERLRELKKGQHPFAIVVSCSDSRVPAELVFDQGLGDIFSIRTAGNVIGDYELGSLEYAIEHLDCKLIVVMGHKDCGAIKAFINSNGHYKHADHIKNIINYIESENEEKNLTSTSKLSVDKAIDANIAHSINFLKLAEPILKERFVQNKITIIGALYDIESGKVTFKK; from the coding sequence ATGATTAAAAGAGGACTACTTTATCTACTTTTTATAAGCGTATTATCTGCTTGTAGCCACACTGAAAATACCAATTTATCTCCATTACAAAAACTGGAAGAAGGAAACAAACGATTTGCTTCGGGAAAACCAGTACATCCTGATGAAACCCTCGAAAGATTACGGGAACTTAAAAAAGGACAACATCCATTTGCTATTGTTGTAAGCTGTTCTGATTCCAGAGTTCCGGCAGAACTTGTTTTTGACCAAGGCCTCGGGGATATATTCTCGATTAGAACTGCTGGGAATGTTATTGGAGATTATGAATTGGGTAGTTTGGAATATGCTATCGAACATTTGGACTGTAAATTGATTGTTGTTATGGGACACAAAGACTGTGGCGCCATCAAAGCATTTATCAATTCAAATGGGCATTATAAGCATGCGGATCACATTAAAAACATCATTAATTACATAGAAAGCGAGAACGAAGAAAAAAATCTAACCAGTACCAGTAAATTATCTGTTGATAAAGCTATTGATGCCAATATTGCTCATAGTATTAATTTCTTAAAATTAGCAGAACCAATTTTAAAAGAACGTTTTGTTCAAAATAAAATTACGATTATCGGTGCGTTGTATGATATAGAATCCGGTAAAGTAACTTTTAAAAAATAA
- a CDS encoding glutamate-5-semialdehyde dehydrogenase, translating into MNHLLSIEKRNAVLNRMAVLLEQERANIKAINQQDLNNYSGEDLAMEKRLLVDDAKIYGMILSMQQLASQEDPVGQVRFDFTHENGMKVTNKTAAFGTIMIIYESRPDVTVEAGGIAFKSGNKILLKGGKESLLSNLKIVSLWHQALEENEIDTNWVEYLNYNRVETQAFLEKPTQKVDLIVPRGGEQLIEFTKKHATCPVIVSGRGNNFVYVNQEADLKKALDIIINGKTTNIGVCNALDKVLIDIKLPNWQVFANELVAELKKYNVEVLGDAAFANATQVPTIENEEIWYEEFLNYKIVIGIVNSDQEAIEKINKYCGGHSASIITQNDALAQEFMENVDTAAVYQNASTRFTDGGQFGLGGELAISTDKLHQRGPIGLQHLVTNKWYVYGDGQIR; encoded by the coding sequence ATGAATCATTTATTATCCATAGAAAAAAGAAACGCGGTTCTCAATCGAATGGCTGTACTTTTAGAACAAGAAAGAGCCAATATTAAAGCGATTAATCAACAGGATCTAAATAATTATTCTGGAGAGGATTTGGCTATGGAAAAACGTTTATTGGTTGATGATGCCAAAATTTATGGAATGATTTTGTCTATGCAGCAATTGGCTAGCCAAGAAGATCCTGTTGGACAAGTTCGCTTTGATTTCACTCACGAAAACGGAATGAAAGTAACCAATAAAACAGCAGCTTTCGGGACAATTATGATTATTTACGAATCCCGACCTGATGTAACAGTTGAAGCGGGAGGAATTGCATTCAAATCCGGAAATAAAATCTTATTGAAAGGCGGAAAAGAATCTTTGTTATCCAATTTAAAAATTGTTTCGCTTTGGCACCAAGCCTTAGAGGAAAATGAAATTGATACGAATTGGGTAGAATACCTGAATTACAATCGCGTCGAAACTCAAGCATTTTTAGAAAAACCAACGCAAAAAGTAGATTTAATTGTACCTCGTGGTGGAGAACAATTAATTGAATTTACTAAAAAACACGCTACTTGTCCTGTTATAGTAAGCGGTCGAGGAAATAACTTTGTTTATGTAAATCAAGAAGCCGATTTAAAAAAGGCCCTCGACATTATCATCAACGGAAAAACAACCAATATTGGTGTTTGTAATGCCTTAGACAAGGTTTTGATTGATATTAAATTACCTAATTGGCAAGTTTTTGCAAATGAATTAGTTGCCGAATTAAAAAAATACAACGTAGAAGTTTTAGGTGATGCCGCTTTCGCAAATGCGACTCAGGTACCTACAATTGAAAACGAGGAAATTTGGTATGAAGAATTTTTGAATTATAAAATTGTTATCGGAATCGTAAATTCGGACCAAGAAGCAATTGAAAAAATAAATAAATATTGCGGAGGACATTCGGCTTCCATTATCACTCAAAATGATGCTTTGGCACAAGAATTCATGGAAAATGTGGATACAGCAGCCGTGTATCAAAACGCTTCTACCCGATTCACCGACGGTGGTCAATTTGGTCTTGGCGGAGAATTAGCCATCAGCACTGACAAACTACACCAACGCGGTCCAATAGGACTACAGCATTTGGTAACCAATAAATGGTATGTGTACGGTGATGGACAGATAAGATAA